In Plectropomus leopardus isolate mb chromosome 17, YSFRI_Pleo_2.0, whole genome shotgun sequence, the DNA window TAGCACCTTGTGTTGAAACTAACAAGAGACAAACTGTATTATGGCCATTATTCACTAGATGCCCACATTATTGTTAAATGTGCACTTTTCGTTTTTTTCAGTACAAAACTTACAAAATCCAAAGAGGAGGACCAGAGATGCTTTACCCTTTTTCCTTCACTGACATCATGGGCCTTGAAAAGGACACTTTGAGAACAGCTGTTGTGGAGGACATCAAACAGGCCATGATGGGACACATTAACGATggatacactgtaaaatgatgaaattttCTTGGATTTATTTCACTAATACAATCCAGCCTTGtgatatgttttgtatttataattttattgacatgaaaagacacagaaaatatttacatgcaaaagtcattctttcatttcatttgactttttttcccccagttcaATCCTGCCTCCACAATATCTGAGGATGATCCATACTACAACGCAAACCCCACTCTACAGGACAAAGTTCATGTTCTGGTTTGTGTTGTATCTGCTGCAAATGCGCGTATCCTGGAAGGTGAGTTTGTGAGAAAGATGAGAGACGTCAGACTTGCAGCCAGCAGCATGGGTAAGAGTTAGGGTTAGTTATTGGGATGTATTAATTGAATTCAATAACCTGACAAACATTATCTTGATTAAATTCGATGCTGCTCTGCATCTGCAGGGATTCCCCAAGTGGCTATTGTCACCAAAATTGATGAAGCCTGTCCAGAggtcaaaaaatataaagaacgTGTATAAGAGCAAGCAACTGAAGAAAAGGGTAAGTTTCTTATAGTGATTTAGTCTGTAGAGAGTTTTTATTGAAGTGGgaatgatttctttttacatttcaacaatctAACACAGATATTTCTCTGGAGCAGCACTTTGGTGTCATTCCTTAAATGTCAAATTGTTCAAATTTAGATGGGGGAATTGGAAGCAGACCTGGGTATTCCACTTAACTGCATCTTTCCTGTGAAGAACTACAACTCAGAGATCGACACAAACGCAGACACTGACGCACTGATACTGAGCGCACTGAAACGGATAATTAACTTTGGAGAAGACTTCCTCAATGACCTGTAAGACCTCCATACTGTTGAGGTTtggacactgaaaaaaagtcagtctCCAAAATGAAACAGGCTTTTTGATTTTCAAAGATGCATTTGAGGATTTGCATTATTAGGCTTATGCTGTTAGTtatgttttgtagttttagttgctagtttttgggtgttttatcTGTAAGTGATCACGAATCCGGTGATCAGCAGATGAAAAGACTCGTCTTTGTTAAAACTGGGTTACATTCCTTCAGAAGTGTAACTTCTTAGGCGACCAATAACATTCGCTGTACATGTTGTTGTAACGAAATTTCTATTTTGGTGTTTGAGCCCATATACAGTAGGTCTATGTCTCaggatttcattcatttatatgaagaaaattaaatgaaattgttattttattgctatttttttaaaattcaaaattgctaaaaaaattatatatatatatattatatatatatatatatatatatatatataaacttttcAAGTATGTataattgcttaaaaaatgccTACTATTACCAGGAGAACTCAGCTCTGATGCattattcacaggaaataatctgctcaaaatccacccaaattgctcattttacCCAAACATCCTGCATTTATTTCATTCACCATTGGTGAATGGTGACTGgttgttcattttatttgctgttgcTGTGCTGTTTTGTCATGCATTGAATGACATATCAATAAAGTATCCCActtaggttaaaaaaatgtcaggggTATCAGTTTATCTAATGACAGTAAAGGGAGACAGGAGGCCTCATGGTGACAAATGAAGATGTAAAACTATTGTAGGAATTTCATTGCAGCTggacatgcttttttaatgaaaaataaatgtaaaataggCTAAAGCTATATCAAggttcttttaaaatgtaactgaGTTCTTTTCTTCTCTAATTAAGCTTTGAGATCATTCAGACAGACTGCACAATTCAAGCTGTCAgtgcaaatctgttttttttctgtcagtgcgAATCATCTTGATTAACAATAAAGAGTATGTTCCCAAAAAGGCAcagttttttcagttgtttggaACTGGTTCAGTCTTGTGGCATCAAATctcaaacaaactgcagtcagCTGCAAAGCTTGTTTAAAAGCTGTAGCAACTAACGCTGTTGTGGCTCAGATGACCAACCAACAgagaaaacttaaatgtttcCTCATTTATATTCTATGTACTATATTCATCTATAGCtcattaattaatgtatttccTCTCTGGCTGCAAAGTGGGATCAAAGTCTTTCATGTTGTGGTGTgtcctgtgtttaaatgtaatttaaaagaaatgtcctgcagctcttcatcaCCTGCACTAGTCTATAATAGTTACATTGAGGGTGTTGAGaacagctgctaacagctatCATCATCCCCAGTTAGAGAACGGTTGAAATCAAAACAAGGCAGGTAGGCCGGGGCACCtggcccccaaaaaacaaaatccacccctgataaaaaaaaaaaatgtaaaaaaaaatgaaagcaatggATAGCACCTGGATAACAGAGGAGCaatgttttgtcatatttataaAGACTGAAATCTAAAGTCTGATTTTTAAACAGCTATTATcaacatgctttaaaaagtcacgTATAGTGGAGAATCTCAGTTTTCCGCTGATATCAGATTTGCTGTTTTGACATCCAGAGACTCCACATTGAGCTTGGTTACATCTTCAATTTCTGCGCATTGATTCGCCAGAAAAACACGAGTTGTTCAGCCTCCGAGCCAATCAGCAAGGGTTGAGAGGGCTTTGTCCCGCCTCCTGTGCTCCGATTGGAGGAACATTTTCACTGTCCTTATGTTCTCGGAAATTTGAACACACGCGGAAGGGAAACGAGACGAAGTACGTGTATTTGCTTATttggaaacatgttaaaaaaaataacagagtaGCAAGACAGAGCTCAGCAACAAGCAAGAACAAGATGGCAAAATGATGGTGAACAGTTGTGCATGAAATAAGTGATACATTTAGCCCTGCAGTACACAAgccatattttccctttttacacTTCTCTCATATTTGGTTCAGCACCTGCTCCAAGTTCAGATTGGATGTGCATGCATACTTTCTCCTCTGCAATTTAATGTGCGACACGCCAAACGCGCACAGCCCCCACCTGCCTGTTATGAGACTGCAGagtagaaattattttaaatcacatgaCCTAAAGGAAACCGAAAGGATGCGCGAACAATAAAAGCTGCATTGCCTCAAACGATAAACATCATTGTAACACTAAAACGGGCGCCGACAACTACTGGACACTCCCAGGTATACTACTCATGTCTTTGCCATTCACTTAGCAATGTCAACTCATAATTAATAACTGCTTTAATTTACAGGAGACCGTGTTGTATCGTCTCATAATTTGTTACAGTTATCACAAGGgtcttttaatacatttaaaaaacagcttattttcttaatttcagaAGCACTACTTGAGGTAAACCATCACCATCACAACAAACGCTAAGgtaaataacctttttttttctaaatgatcGTTATACtgataaatgttacatttctggATAGAAAACGTTaatcaaagagcaaaaaaatacTAGAGAGCGCAGTCTTCTTTAACCAGATGAACGTTAGTTGGTCAAGtgaaaggggaaaatgtctataaaTGTATTCAGATTTAGTTTAACCTTTTTGCTTTTAGTTTCTCTATTTCAATTCATAGAACTATAAATACTCATAAAGAATTAACACTTTGCTCATTCAGCACAGTTGAGACTGaaataaatattctaaaatactatgtttcaaaaatatctttaacatTAGATTTGGTTTTAGGAATTAGGACTCCTGTTAACATGTTGCTTTACTGTTTTGTAGCCATGGGAGGTGATTGGTCCAACTCTCAACCCTGCCCACCTTCTCCTCCTAGTAAgataatcaaaatattacagaacatggtgtatatatatacacaaaataaGATATTCCTCATTTGTGTTAACATTTTCTCAAAACCTGACTAATGACATCAACATTACACCTTCTCTTTACTTGTCAGCTTTTCCTGAGGAATGGAGGAAAATACCATGGGGGTGAgtaatgtgtgtaatatttcGATGCCCTCTGGTGTTTAATGGCTTTTCTTCAActgaactatttttaaaaaccaaaactggGTATGCTTTTTTGTTGAGACTGTcttttgttatgttattttgtgttgattGTCAGCCTGAGTAATATGAGTGTTTCATTTAAGGAGTATGTGACAGCTAAGCACACCAAAAGTAACAGATTTAATGAAGAACATCTGAAATCTAATCTAACCTTTCTTATTAAACAGCCACCCAAACACTGACCTGCAGTTTGTGATGGATTATCAGCCTCATAATAATGATGTCCAGCAACTCAGAATTCTGGTTTATGGACCCATTGGTGCCGGCAAGTCCAGCTTCATCAACTCTGTTGACAGTGTTTTGAAAGGCAGAATCTGTGGTCGAGCTTTTCC includes these proteins:
- the LOC121956520 gene encoding interferon-induced protein 44-like, whose amino-acid sequence is MGGDWSNSQPCPPSPPTFPEEWRKIPWGHPNTDLQFVMDYQPHNNDVQQLRILVYGPIGAGKSSFINSVDSVLKGRICGRAFPYDMTGHSFTQKYQTYKIQRGGPEMLYPFSFTDIMGLERGNDRGICVEDIKLAMMGHINDGYTVQSLNS